The following are encoded together in the Blattabacterium cuenoti BPAA genome:
- the mgtE gene encoding magnesium transporter, whose translation MFFFPVRENPITIIINNTKKIFTKKKEEMFNEDQDYLNNDKFINNQTISRLIEILNQNPNDVVKIFSLLKLCKAISIFKILDSSTKKKIIKDLSSIKKMELLNNLSVDDRISFLESLPKNILKDLIKYLNKEEKCKILVSLGYPKNSIGCLIIPYYLAIQETWSVQEVLDYIRKEVKNSDVIEIVYIINEKGKLIDDIKIREFLLVDPNTKVYDLINGKYTTTEILNITDTEKEATKMFTMSNRISLPVIDDHNFLLGIVTLDDILWVLNENYRGDFQKIGGMEALNQSYLNVPLYKLIKKRAGWLILLFIGEMLTTTVMQKFSSVIERAVVLALFIPLVISSGGNSGSQAASLIIQAMALGEVKIKDWWIVMQREIICGFFLGSILGLTGFIRVIAWHKIHLFNYGSHWILVGLTVFLSLIGVVLWGTLSGSMLPFIIKKLRGNPASSSAPFVATLVDVVGLMIYFSISYFLLNGTLL comes from the coding sequence TTGTTTTTCTTTCCTGTAAGAGAAAATCCAATCACTATAATTATTAATAATACTAAAAAAATTTTCACAAAAAAGAAAGAAGAAATGTTTAATGAAGATCAAGATTATTTAAATAACGATAAATTTATAAATAATCAAACTATAAGTAGATTAATAGAAATTCTTAATCAGAATCCTAATGATGTTGTAAAAATATTTAGTTTGTTAAAATTATGTAAAGCAATTTCTATTTTTAAAATATTGGATTCTTCTACAAAAAAAAAAATTATAAAAGACTTGTCTTCTATTAAGAAAATGGAATTATTAAATAATTTATCTGTAGATGATCGTATTTCTTTTTTAGAAAGTCTTCCAAAAAATATTTTAAAAGACTTAATAAAATATTTAAATAAAGAAGAAAAATGTAAAATTTTAGTATCTCTAGGATATCCTAAAAACAGTATAGGTTGTTTAATCATTCCATATTATCTTGCAATTCAAGAAACGTGGAGTGTACAAGAAGTTTTGGATTATATTCGTAAGGAAGTTAAAAATAGTGATGTTATAGAAATTGTCTATATAATCAACGAAAAAGGAAAATTAATAGATGATATAAAAATACGAGAATTTTTACTGGTAGATCCTAATACAAAAGTATATGATTTAATAAATGGTAAATATACTACTACTGAAATTTTAAATATTACGGATACCGAGAAAGAAGCTACTAAAATGTTTACTATGAGTAATAGAATTTCGCTTCCAGTTATAGACGATCATAATTTTTTATTGGGAATTGTAACTTTAGATGATATTTTATGGGTCTTAAATGAAAATTATAGAGGGGATTTTCAAAAAATAGGAGGAATGGAAGCTTTAAATCAATCTTATTTAAACGTTCCTTTATATAAACTTATTAAAAAAAGAGCTGGATGGCTAATTTTATTATTCATAGGAGAAATGTTAACAACAACAGTTATGCAAAAATTTTCAAGTGTCATAGAAAGAGCTGTAGTTCTTGCTTTATTCATTCCTTTAGTTATTTCAAGTGGTGGAAATAGTGGTTCTCAAGCTGCAAGTTTAATTATACAAGCAATGGCTTTAGGAGAGGTTAAGATAAAAGATTGGTGGATTGTGATGCAAAGAGAAATTATTTGCGGTTTTTTTTTAGGGAGTATCTTAGGATTAACAGGTTTTATACGTGTAATAGCTTGGCATAAAATCCATTTATTTAATTATGGTTCTCATTGGATATTAGTAGGACTTACGGTGTTTTTATCCTTAATTGGAGTTGTATTATGGGGAACATTAAGTGGTTCAATGTTGCCTTTTATAATTAAAAAATTAAGAGGAAATCCAGCCAGTTCTTCAGCTCCTTTTGTTGCTACATTAGTGGATGTTGTTGGATTAATGATATATTTTTCTATCTCTTATTTTCTTTTGAATGGTACTTTATTATAA
- the feoB gene encoding ferrous iron transport protein B — protein sequence MKKIKLALVGNPNVGKTSLFNQLTGLNQKVGNYIGVTVDKKIGYFHYENTYYQIVDLPGTYSIYPSSEDEEVVCRLLLSNLNDLDYPDKIIVVANSSNLKKSILLLRQVQDLGFPVLFALNMLDEAKKKGISINIEKLKKFLITDIVLINARKGIGLNEMKRKIKKLNQKTKKNYFFFNPGIYYSLAINDVKNNYKVSTYQAWYYLAYNAKFLKKDCLLNKIKKKYNIIPKRLQIKETLDRYEEIGKIFSITVSELILDKEKNCLEFSKKIDNYLVLHPFWGYFFFLFILFSIFQCIFFWAEIPKQFVEFFFSFLQNKLDHVYPGPLSNFFLQGILPAISTILSFIPQISILIFFLLLMEESGYISRVIFLMDRIMRPFGLNGKSVVPLISSIACAIPAIISARHIENPRDRLITILATPFITCSARLPVYTLIISIIIPDKKWHFIQLRGIVLLSMYILGIIFAFSVSIILHQLLKKNYQSHLIMEMPTYKIPILKNVLITLWINLKSFIINAGKIILLINILIWVLGSFGPSENSSNKNSIFIIQKKELPHSYLGLLGKKMEPIIHPLGYDWKIGIGLLSSFVAREVFVSTMASVYSIEEKENLLKEKMKGEIYPETKKPIYNLATGFSLLFFYAFSMQCMSTLSIIRKETKSWKWPILQFVFMTLLAYIVSLLTYQILKK from the coding sequence ATGAAAAAAATTAAACTAGCGTTAGTTGGAAACCCAAATGTAGGTAAAACTTCTTTGTTCAATCAATTGACTGGACTTAATCAAAAAGTTGGAAATTATATAGGAGTTACAGTAGACAAAAAAATAGGATATTTTCATTATGAGAACACGTATTATCAAATTGTAGATCTTCCTGGAACTTATAGCATATATCCTTCATCTGAAGATGAAGAAGTAGTTTGCAGATTATTGCTAAGTAATCTAAATGATTTAGATTATCCAGATAAAATTATAGTAGTAGCAAATTCCTCGAATCTAAAAAAAAGCATTCTATTACTCAGACAAGTGCAAGATTTAGGATTTCCAGTCCTTTTTGCATTAAATATGCTTGATGAAGCAAAAAAAAAAGGCATATCCATTAACATAGAAAAATTAAAAAAATTTCTTATCACAGATATTGTATTGATTAACGCAAGAAAAGGAATAGGACTGAATGAAATGAAAAGAAAAATAAAAAAATTAAATCAAAAAACAAAAAAAAACTATTTTTTTTTCAATCCAGGTATATATTATTCTCTTGCTATTAATGACGTCAAAAACAATTACAAAGTAAGTACTTATCAAGCTTGGTACTATCTAGCTTATAACGCAAAATTTTTAAAAAAAGACTGTTTATTGAATAAAATCAAAAAGAAATATAACATTATCCCAAAAAGATTACAAATCAAGGAAACATTGGATAGATATGAAGAAATAGGAAAAATATTTTCAATAACAGTTTCCGAATTAATTTTGGATAAGGAAAAAAACTGTTTAGAATTTTCAAAAAAAATAGATAATTATTTAGTTTTACATCCTTTTTGGGGTTATTTTTTTTTTTTATTTATTTTGTTTTCCATTTTTCAATGTATTTTTTTTTGGGCAGAAATTCCTAAACAATTTGTAGAATTTTTTTTTTCTTTTCTTCAAAATAAATTAGACCACGTTTATCCTGGTCCCTTAAGTAATTTTTTTTTGCAAGGAATATTACCTGCAATCAGTACTATTCTCTCTTTTATTCCGCAAATTTCGATTTTGATATTTTTTCTTCTTCTTATGGAAGAAAGTGGATACATAAGCAGAGTTATATTTTTAATGGATCGAATCATGCGACCTTTTGGATTAAATGGAAAAAGTGTTGTTCCTCTTATTTCTAGCATAGCTTGCGCTATTCCCGCAATCATATCAGCTAGACATATAGAGAATCCAAGAGATCGATTAATTACTATTTTAGCAACTCCTTTTATAACCTGTTCTGCAAGATTACCTGTTTATACTTTAATTATATCTATAATTATACCGGACAAAAAATGGCATTTCATTCAATTAAGAGGAATAGTGCTATTATCTATGTATATTTTAGGAATTATATTTGCTTTTAGTGTATCCATCATTTTACATCAATTACTAAAAAAAAATTATCAAAGTCATCTTATAATGGAAATGCCTACTTATAAAATCCCTATATTGAAAAATGTATTAATTACTCTATGGATCAATCTTAAATCATTTATTATTAATGCAGGAAAAATAATTTTATTAATTAATATACTGATTTGGGTTTTGGGTTCTTTTGGTCCTTCAGAAAATTCATCAAATAAAAATTCAATCTTTATAATACAAAAAAAAGAATTGCCTCATTCTTATTTAGGCTTATTAGGGAAGAAAATGGAACCTATAATTCATCCATTAGGATACGATTGGAAAATCGGGATAGGGCTTCTATCATCTTTTGTAGCAAGAGAAGTTTTTGTTAGCACTATGGCTTCTGTATATAGCATAGAAGAAAAGGAAAATCTTTTAAAGGAAAAAATGAAAGGAGAAATATATCCTGAAACTAAAAAACCTATTTATAATTTAGCAACAGGATTTTCTTTATTATTTTTTTATGCATTTTCTATGCAATGTATGAGTACTTTATCCATAATAAGAAAAGAAACGAAATCTTGGAAATGGCCAATTCTACAATTTGTTTTTATGACTTTGTTAGCTTATATAGTTTCATTATTAACATATCAAATATTAAAAAAATAA
- a CDS encoding RluA family pseudouridine synthase: MKKIQIVVKKNQKEIRIDKFLKKNIENISRNQIQKLMFSEKIIVNQHIVKKNYRIQPLDLIEIQFSNIPPILDHLEYKNIVAEKITLDILHEDEDIIVVNKPAGMVVHPGFGHNKGTLIHGIKYHFQNSNLKNFNLYRSGLVHRLDKDTSGLLVVAKNEYSKKYLFQQFHSSKTIQREYRALIWGDLLEQKGIITGFIGRDPKNRKRMTVFRTNESHKGKYSVTHYQVLERFKYLTYISCNIETGKTHQIRAHFKYLGHPLFHDSIYGGHKIFMKKKCSNRNIEFLKTCFKILPRQALHAISLSFIHPKHEKCYFYCPIPEDFKIVLQQCRKIFL; this comes from the coding sequence ATGAAAAAAATACAAATTGTTGTAAAAAAAAATCAAAAAGAAATTCGCATTGATAAGTTCTTGAAAAAGAATATAGAAAATATTAGCAGAAATCAAATTCAAAAATTGATGTTTTCAGAAAAAATTATCGTGAATCAACATATTGTAAAAAAAAATTATAGAATCCAACCTTTGGATTTGATAGAAATTCAATTTTCTAATATTCCTCCTATATTAGATCATTTAGAGTATAAAAATATTGTTGCAGAAAAAATAACCCTTGATATTCTTCATGAAGATGAAGATATCATTGTAGTTAACAAACCTGCAGGAATGGTAGTACATCCTGGATTTGGTCATAATAAAGGGACATTAATTCATGGAATCAAATATCATTTTCAAAACTCAAATTTGAAGAATTTTAATTTATATAGAAGTGGATTAGTTCATAGATTAGATAAAGATACATCAGGTTTATTAGTTGTAGCTAAAAATGAGTATTCTAAAAAATATTTATTTCAACAATTTCACTCTTCTAAAACAATTCAAAGAGAATATAGGGCTTTGATATGGGGGGATTTGCTTGAACAAAAAGGAATTATAACTGGGTTTATTGGAAGAGATCCTAAAAATAGAAAAAGAATGACCGTTTTTAGAACAAATGAATCTCACAAAGGAAAGTATTCTGTAACACATTATCAAGTGTTAGAACGATTTAAATATTTGACATATATTTCTTGCAATATAGAAACAGGAAAAACACATCAAATCAGAGCTCATTTCAAATATTTGGGACATCCATTGTTTCACGATTCTATTTATGGAGGACATAAAATTTTTATGAAAAAAAAATGTTCGAATCGAAATATAGAATTTTTGAAAACTTGTTTCAAGATCTTACCGAGACAAGCTTTACATGCTATATCTCTTTCTTTTATTCATCCAAAACATGAAAAATGTTATTTTTATTGTCCAATTCCTGAAGATTTTAAAATTGTTCTACAACAATGTAGAAAGATATTCTTATAA
- a CDS encoding alpha/beta fold hydrolase, which produces MTNICKKINSKIKGQGIPIVLLHGFMENLEIWNDIYSNISTKKYKVLSIDFPGHGKSVFTLEKKNTVFTMEEAAEIVKKIVKKENIQKAVFVGHSMGGYVALAMAEKYPEMFLGLCLLHSTTESDTLEKKKNRIQSIQLAIHHHPLFITTSIKKLFHYEKLCSLQNQIGFVKNIASNTHIHSIISFLKGMSIRKNRTFLLKKTKFPKLYIAGLYDRILDIKRIYEETKNGNQIYFFAIPTGHMGHIEKPKEIINILENFIDFSIHET; this is translated from the coding sequence ATGACTAATATTTGTAAAAAAATAAATTCAAAAATAAAAGGACAAGGAATACCTATAGTATTATTGCATGGATTTATGGAAAATTTAGAAATATGGAATGATATATACAGTAATATTTCTACTAAAAAATATAAAGTTCTTTCAATAGACTTTCCAGGTCATGGAAAAAGTGTTTTCACATTAGAAAAAAAAAATACAGTTTTTACGATGGAAGAAGCTGCAGAAATTGTAAAAAAAATTGTAAAAAAAGAAAATATACAAAAAGCTGTTTTTGTAGGACATTCTATGGGTGGATATGTGGCTTTAGCTATGGCAGAAAAATATCCAGAAATGTTTTTAGGATTGTGTTTACTTCATTCTACAACGGAATCAGATACACTTGAAAAAAAGAAAAATCGCATTCAGTCTATTCAATTAGCAATCCATCATCATCCATTATTTATAACCACAAGTATAAAAAAATTATTTCATTATGAAAAATTATGTTCTTTACAAAACCAAATTGGTTTTGTAAAGAACATCGCTTCAAATACTCATATTCATAGTATTATTTCTTTTTTAAAAGGAATGTCAATTCGAAAAAATAGAACATTTTTACTAAAAAAAACTAAGTTTCCAAAACTATATATAGCTGGTTTATACGATCGAATTCTTGATATAAAAAGAATTTATGAAGAAACTAAAAATGGAAATCAAATATATTTTTTTGCAATTCCTACGGGTCATATGGGCCACATAGAAAAACCTAAAGAAATAATAAATATATTAGAGAATTTTATAGATTTTTCTATTCATGAAACATGA
- a CDS encoding 5-formyltetrahydrofolate cyclo-ligase: protein MNKKKLRKKYLHMRKSISRKEIRKMSYEIFFQLKKMFFLWKKTYYHIFLPIRKHKEIDTFIIINFLLRIGKYVTVPCSNFQKLSIENCLFHENTILTKKKYGILEPIPRHKFIVSISLIEVIFIPLLIFDFKGYRIGYGKGFYDRFIPLCKKNIIKIGLSFFYPIKKIQNIHKNDLSIDIGITPNQIFLFNKKKL, encoded by the coding sequence ATGAATAAAAAAAAATTACGTAAAAAATATTTACATATGAGAAAGTCTATTTCTAGAAAGGAAATTAGAAAAATGAGTTATGAAATTTTTTTTCAGCTAAAAAAAATGTTTTTTTTATGGAAAAAAACTTATTATCACATTTTTTTGCCCATACGGAAACATAAAGAAATAGATACATTTATCATAATCAATTTTTTACTAAGAATAGGGAAATATGTCACGGTGCCCTGTTCTAATTTTCAGAAATTATCTATAGAAAATTGTTTATTTCATGAAAATACTATATTAACAAAAAAAAAATATGGAATTTTAGAACCTATTCCTAGGCATAAATTTATTGTTTCAATTTCTCTTATTGAAGTAATATTTATTCCTTTATTAATATTTGATTTTAAAGGCTATCGAATTGGTTATGGAAAAGGTTTTTATGATAGATTTATTCCTTTATGCAAAAAAAATATTATTAAAATAGGGTTAAGTTTTTTTTATCCCATAAAAAAAATTCAAAACATACATAAAAACGATTTGTCAATCGATATAGGAATAACTCCTAACCAGATTTTTTTATTTAATAAAAAAAAACTTTGA
- a CDS encoding PASTA domain-containing protein: MNYSKYFVIFIINFLVSILILYKITQLTLKWVDVYTKHGSYVVVPDLIGFNLPKSISILKKLGLKYDIDTSRYDPNFKINQIISSSPEAGDYVKEGRHVYIQVNSKSSQSILPDIFNKEKRIAIKLLHANHISVKEIRYINDRRKDLVLKALYQNKSIQFGYRFPFNQDGIILILGKGYKKDNFLVPNVIGMSLYSAIYTLKNQLFHVINFYYDHAITNPDKNAKVYRQKPDPGIIYDKNKPVELWLTSKELLDQFIQIKEKDLKNEEKDLKNEKKDLKNEKKDLKNEKKDLKNEKKDLKNEKKDLKNEKKDLKNEKKDLKNEKKDLKNEKKDLKNEKKDLKNEKKDLKNEKKDLKNEKNTNCCKKKSKRNSH, from the coding sequence ATGAATTATTCAAAATATTTTGTAATATTCATCATAAATTTTTTAGTCTCTATATTGATTTTATATAAAATTACTCAATTGACATTAAAATGGGTAGATGTTTATACAAAACATGGGTCTTATGTTGTTGTTCCTGATTTGATAGGATTCAATTTACCTAAATCTATATCTATTTTGAAAAAATTAGGTCTAAAATACGATATAGACACATCACGTTATGATCCTAATTTTAAAATTAATCAAATCATTTCCTCTTCTCCAGAAGCTGGAGATTATGTTAAAGAAGGAAGACATGTATATATACAAGTTAACTCTAAATCATCCCAATCTATTTTACCTGATATTTTCAATAAAGAAAAAAGAATAGCAATAAAATTGCTTCATGCTAACCATATATCCGTTAAAGAAATCAGATATATTAATGATAGGAGAAAAGATCTCGTTTTAAAAGCTTTATATCAAAATAAATCTATCCAATTTGGATATAGATTTCCCTTTAATCAAGATGGAATTATTTTAATCCTTGGAAAAGGATATAAAAAAGATAATTTTTTAGTTCCCAATGTCATTGGAATGAGTTTATATTCAGCTATTTATACGTTAAAAAATCAATTATTTCATGTGATTAATTTTTACTATGATCATGCAATAACAAATCCTGATAAAAATGCAAAAGTATATCGTCAAAAACCTGATCCTGGAATAATTTATGATAAAAATAAACCTGTTGAACTTTGGTTAACTTCCAAAGAATTGTTAGATCAATTCATTCAAATAAAAGAAAAAGATTTAAAAAATGAAGAAAAAGATTTGAAAAATGAAAAAAAAGATTTGAAAAATGAAAAAAAAGATTTGAAAAATGAAAAAAAAGATTTGAAAAATGAAAAAAAAGATTTGAAAAATGAAAAAAAAGATTTGAAAAATGAAAAAAAAGATTTGAAAAATGAAAAAAAAGATTTGAAAAATGAAAAAAAAGATTTGAAAAATGAAAAAAAAGATTTGAAAAATGAAAAAAAAGATTTGAAAAATGAAAAAAAAGATTTGAAAAATGAAAAAAAAGATTTGAAAAATGAAAAAAATACAAATTGTTGTAAAAAAAAATCAAAAAGAAATTCGCATTGA
- a CDS encoding type III pantothenate kinase: MLLIINIGNSSLRFGIFDNNYNLKCNYSWIISSTPHRSLDEYIFIFRKTYHQYGIFSKFIQNIVIGSVVPSLTNVVKQSLYEIHKIKPIIVDRNSDSPIKHDSHQLGTDLYANAIAAYTLYKNQNTTYFLVVDFGTALSFTCIDKCGRLQGVIIAPGVNSSLNALIGNTAQLSKDIKLKKPSSILGQYTETCIQSGIIYGYLSMVEGLIHRVNQELKTNCFVIATGGFAHIYTPLTKKIHITDKLHTMKGLKILFHWNH; the protein is encoded by the coding sequence ATGTTATTAATAATAAATATTGGAAATTCCAGTCTTCGTTTTGGAATATTTGATAATAATTATAATTTAAAATGTAATTATTCTTGGATCATAAGTAGTACCCCACATAGATCACTAGATGAATATATTTTTATATTTAGAAAAACATATCACCAATATGGTATTTTTTCCAAATTTATACAAAATATTGTCATTGGATCAGTAGTTCCTTCTCTCACAAATGTTGTGAAACAATCTTTATATGAAATACATAAAATAAAACCTATCATCGTAGATAGAAATTCCGATTCTCCTATAAAACATGATTCTCATCAATTAGGTACCGATTTATATGCTAATGCTATAGCCGCATATACATTGTACAAAAATCAAAACACCACTTATTTTCTAGTAGTAGATTTTGGAACGGCATTAAGTTTTACCTGTATAGATAAATGTGGTCGCCTTCAAGGTGTTATTATAGCCCCTGGAGTCAATAGTTCTTTAAATGCATTGATTGGAAATACAGCTCAATTATCAAAAGACATAAAATTAAAAAAACCTTCTAGTATATTAGGACAGTACACAGAAACATGTATTCAAAGTGGAATCATATATGGATATTTAAGCATGGTGGAAGGATTGATACATAGGGTTAATCAAGAATTGAAAACAAATTGTTTTGTTATTGCTACCGGAGGTTTTGCTCATATATATACCCCTTTAACAAAGAAAATTCATATAACAGATAAACTTCATACTATGAAAGGATTAAAAATTCTATTTCATTGGAATCATTAA
- a CDS encoding FeoA family protein codes for MNLSNLKKGEKGIIKGYKNDNFPIKLLELGILPGVKFEILFVSIFCDPLCISYDQSCLTLRKKEAENIIIEPLI; via the coding sequence TTGAATTTATCTAATCTTAAAAAAGGAGAAAAAGGAATTATTAAAGGATATAAAAATGATAACTTTCCCATAAAATTACTAGAATTAGGAATTTTACCTGGTGTAAAATTCGAAATACTTTTTGTTTCTATTTTTTGCGATCCATTATGTATAAGTTATGATCAATCTTGTTTAACTTTACGAAAAAAAGAAGCTGAAAACATCATCATAGAACCTCTTATTTAG
- a CDS encoding D-alanine--D-alanine ligase: MKKIAVVMGGFSKESMISLKSGKVVYENLCRKKFDPYRIYLFKDKWFMKDEKNQEYFINKQDFTVSGMNHLKFDCVFNAIHGTPGEDGILQAYFELLKIPYTGCNFHHANVTFNKKYCLTLLKYFGINTAKSYFLNKNQVFCKKKILNKVGLPCFVKPNRSGSSLGISKVYEEKDLFNAVQKAFLEDEEILIESFLEGKEVSVGVFSFKNEIIVLPITEIISQNDFFDFESKYSGKSQEITPAKLFPSIENKIRETAKKVYNFLNLSGITRAEYIIVNEKPFFLEINTIPGLSEESIFPKQLKIAGISLSDVLTNSIYTSIDKIKIL; the protein is encoded by the coding sequence ATGAAAAAAATAGCTGTTGTCATGGGAGGATTTTCAAAAGAATCTATGATTTCACTAAAAAGTGGAAAAGTTGTTTATGAAAATTTATGTAGAAAAAAATTTGATCCTTATCGAATCTATCTTTTCAAAGATAAATGGTTCATGAAAGATGAAAAAAATCAAGAATATTTTATCAATAAACAAGATTTTACTGTTTCCGGAATGAATCACCTCAAGTTTGATTGTGTATTTAATGCCATACATGGAACTCCAGGAGAAGACGGAATATTACAAGCTTATTTTGAATTATTAAAAATTCCTTATACAGGATGTAATTTTCATCATGCAAATGTTACTTTTAATAAAAAGTATTGTTTAACTTTATTGAAATATTTTGGAATTAATACAGCAAAATCTTATTTCCTAAATAAGAATCAAGTTTTTTGTAAAAAAAAAATTTTAAACAAAGTAGGACTTCCTTGTTTTGTGAAACCTAATAGATCTGGATCTAGTTTAGGAATAAGTAAAGTTTATGAAGAAAAAGATTTGTTTAACGCAGTACAAAAAGCTTTTTTAGAAGATGAAGAAATTCTTATCGAATCTTTTCTTGAAGGAAAGGAGGTATCAGTAGGTGTTTTTTCATTTAAAAATGAAATTATTGTTTTACCAATAACAGAAATAATTAGTCAAAATGATTTTTTTGATTTTGAATCAAAATATTCTGGTAAATCTCAAGAAATCACTCCGGCAAAATTGTTTCCGAGTATTGAAAATAAAATACGGGAAACAGCAAAAAAAGTATATAATTTTCTAAATTTATCTGGAATCACGAGAGCGGAATATATTATTGTAAATGAAAAACCTTTTTTTTTGGAAATAAATACAATTCCAGGTCTTTCAGAAGAAAGCATTTTTCCAAAACAATTGAAAATAGCTGGAATATCTTTATCCGATGTATTGACAAATTCCATATATACTTCTATTGATAAAATAAAAATTTTATAG
- the rseP gene encoding RIP metalloprotease RseP: MSSILIRSIQLLLSISILVVVHELGHFIVAQVFKVRVERFFLFFDPWFSLLKKKIGNTIYGIGWLPLGGYVKISGMMMDDKENNNQLENQPKDWEFRSKSAIKRLLIISGGIFFNILLSFLIFTLLLFKYGETYLPTKNVKYGIEVDSLGEKIGLKNGDKILFVNEKYVPYFNDIPKAIILGNSITIDRMGNIVKLSLNNNKKKFLFDRKELNFFIQPRVPPIINYVVKNSEAEKYGLRNNDEILAINSEFVLFSDQLKDLLSKHKNENILMSINRNGKLIQKEIFLDPKGILGIYLKKFMDLDQIFLFEKKSYSFFESIPHGIEKAWDVLKNQIFFLKNVFHIETKAYKQIGSFFSIAREFPSKWNWDIFWTLTATLSIWLAFLNLFPIPSLDGGYLLFIMIEMITRKKINEEIVERCTVYGFFVMSFIMMLIIIWDILKVFFY; the protein is encoded by the coding sequence ATGTCATCAATTTTAATTAGATCTATACAATTACTACTTAGCATTTCTATATTGGTTGTTGTTCATGAACTAGGTCATTTTATTGTAGCTCAAGTATTTAAAGTCAGAGTTGAAAGATTTTTTTTATTTTTTGATCCTTGGTTTTCTCTATTAAAAAAAAAGATAGGGAATACTATTTATGGAATAGGTTGGTTACCTTTAGGAGGATATGTTAAGATATCTGGAATGATGATGGATGATAAAGAGAATAATAATCAACTAGAGAATCAACCTAAAGATTGGGAATTTCGTTCTAAATCAGCAATAAAAAGATTATTGATTATTTCTGGAGGAATTTTTTTCAATATATTGTTATCCTTTTTAATTTTTACTCTTTTATTGTTTAAGTATGGAGAAACTTATCTTCCTACAAAAAATGTGAAATACGGAATAGAAGTTGATTCTTTGGGAGAGAAAATAGGATTGAAAAATGGAGACAAAATTTTATTTGTAAATGAAAAATATGTTCCCTACTTCAATGATATTCCTAAAGCCATTATTTTGGGAAATTCTATCACTATAGATCGAATGGGGAACATTGTAAAATTATCATTAAATAATAACAAAAAAAAATTTCTTTTTGATAGAAAAGAATTAAATTTTTTTATTCAACCTCGTGTACCTCCTATAATTAATTATGTGGTAAAAAACTCTGAAGCTGAAAAATATGGATTAAGAAATAATGATGAAATCTTAGCTATTAATTCTGAATTTGTTCTTTTTTCTGATCAGTTGAAAGATTTATTGTCAAAACATAAAAATGAAAATATATTAATGTCCATCAACAGAAATGGAAAACTTATTCAAAAAGAAATTTTTTTAGATCCAAAAGGAATTTTGGGAATTTATTTAAAAAAATTTATGGATTTAGATCAAATTTTTTTATTTGAAAAAAAGAGTTATTCTTTTTTTGAGAGTATCCCTCATGGAATAGAAAAAGCTTGGGATGTTTTAAAAAATCAAATCTTTTTTTTGAAGAATGTTTTTCATATAGAAACCAAAGCTTATAAACAGATAGGTAGTTTTTTTTCTATAGCTAGAGAATTTCCATCTAAATGGAATTGGGATATTTTTTGGACTTTAACTGCTACTTTATCCATTTGGTTAGCTTTTTTAAATTTATTTCCTATTCCATCATTAGATGGTGGATATCTATTATTTATCATGATAGAAATGATAACAAGAAAAAAAATAAATGAGGAAATTGTTGAGCGTTGTACTGTTTACGGTTTTTTCGTAATGAGTTTTATTATGATGTTGATCATTATTTGGGATATACTCAAAGTTTTTTTTTATTAA